From the Ruania alkalisoli genome, one window contains:
- a CDS encoding bacterial Ig-like domain-containing protein, which produces MHSMSSAGTPIPGAAPARSGQTSRTRRRRATGAAGLLAGALVTGSALVAAPAAAEPFDPVSAAAHLGAATSAGTSLPESVSDGTTDHDVTWDIDADTFALPYSTVEVSGTANGEAVTAVVEVIPPAEHPLAYFVDAGHAGDAQDRWYSAGSVDSRAYTAIETLTPLQNETPDQRFADGTTWGYTYEVPTDYKLSVPGGDPASGTDLSSFDKFELGARTNSDHLTYRLDLTPGTYTLTSGFYEFYAGQDRYRQMDPTLTYQLDGETASQTLDRVAMSTSAGAAEPIQDTSAFTIPEGASETSLTYQQSGGEAPVLSWFAIAEGDAEEILESALDSAPDYVDVTIDAADIAADNVNGLTFKGFGTLSANSTSAVLLDYKAEHPEAYAELIRILFGGENPIMNHVKIEMGNDRNNSTGPDVATMRTEDEPANVTRHPGFQLAADALAVNPDLQVSILRWNAPAWVENNDDIYTWYKNTILAAYREYGYMVDYVNPGVNEHSADLSWTEEFADRVSTDTTGYISDDPALAGFRDGEAELFAQIQTVISDEVGVGTFGDEIMADADLREAVDVAAYHYSPNDDSNGNFTRLADEFDMQVWNSEAQATFSNTAFRPNNNTADPTVAGTGIGGHISSLEMANTIVKGFVNSRRSHFIYQPAIGSFYEGGQYSFKELVSARDPWSGWMHYDGGLAVLQHFSSFAVTGWENEDNTAGIWRAVPEASSSGATGTNPVVGRNGEPNYLTLAAPDSSDFSTVIVNDSEKTLTYRLNPEGFGLDGAPLAVWETRAAEDGEAFNAHYKQHVGDVTPDGGAYVVEVAPFSMTTVTSLDVTGDEGWTTPLPVEGERTVLDAGLDSGEGVLWSDDFDYTERTIPQLTAEGQVSTQTDPFVEARGGETGAIPLFTWDRNGAFEAYLDGEEWVLRQQLDTEETGVGGAWNGGDPITAIGDRRWTNYRATVDVRFERETTDGNYAAIGARSSGGDNSQSLNTTPYVLRLDRDGDWQLVRMGSVTASGSIGDIGTEWHELSLQVAGDQITGWIDGEQVVDWTDPAPIGSGWVDLASGFHHTQFDNLSIEQAESYLPYYGEYLDNLEMTDLSDPPATQLAYSGSWNHAVSGSMYEYQRSTSRTSEAGASVAYTFTGSGLDVLGSNDGSARLEVRVDGELVEPAARTQASGQFEQTYVLRGLAHGEHTVSLEVLSGSLTVDAVAIHDGVPSVPADVTQLAEVLEAAEQIERTDDFTDAGWEALQNAIASAQQAVTDPAGYGLDAEGAAQLADRLRAGSAPLWDQIVSVEDVRVATLVGVQPELPETVAVTLDDESTREIAVEWPADVVVSEAWASVTVAGQYGGATIPAFVEVIPSGVVAFADINGTEGGSLGYASPSYEVISDSATLVNETPDQPFDGTWGHAGQNAGGASEVNFKGIVPGEYSKLTTTGMYTSNAEGSQLSYTFTLPAGEYEVAAGSHSWWPDWARTSDVVLSYDGEDHVVDSVTLDQGSPSALLTYAVELEADGPVTLTLRNTSSQSPMLSWVGVARAEPTLTGIEVTSLPDRVEYIQGEELDLTGLEVTASYSDGVQTVLDNDALAVTGYDPDTLGVQTLGVLYTETAPPLHTRAVGDVASTSFEVTVLEASDGSDGSDSGADGSDAGSDSGADGSDGSDAGADGAGASDGPDASSDGDQASDPPGEDQLPSTGATVGAIVTLALALLVAGALLFMRRHRRIS; this is translated from the coding sequence ATGCACTCGATGTCGAGCGCAGGAACGCCCATCCCGGGCGCCGCGCCCGCCAGGTCAGGCCAGACGTCACGGACACGGCGCCGCAGAGCCACCGGCGCCGCCGGTCTCCTGGCCGGAGCACTCGTCACAGGTTCGGCACTGGTGGCCGCGCCTGCCGCCGCCGAACCGTTCGACCCGGTCTCGGCGGCCGCGCACCTCGGCGCCGCGACCAGCGCCGGTACGTCCCTGCCGGAGTCGGTCTCGGACGGCACCACCGACCACGATGTCACCTGGGACATCGACGCGGACACGTTCGCGCTGCCGTACAGCACCGTCGAGGTGAGCGGAACAGCCAACGGCGAGGCCGTGACCGCCGTCGTGGAGGTCATCCCCCCAGCTGAGCACCCGCTCGCGTACTTCGTCGACGCTGGCCATGCCGGGGACGCGCAGGACCGGTGGTACTCCGCCGGGAGCGTGGACTCGCGCGCCTACACGGCGATCGAGACCCTCACCCCGCTCCAGAACGAGACACCGGATCAGCGTTTCGCGGATGGCACCACCTGGGGCTACACCTACGAGGTGCCGACCGACTACAAGCTCTCCGTCCCCGGTGGCGACCCTGCTTCCGGGACCGACCTGTCCTCCTTCGACAAGTTCGAGCTCGGGGCGCGCACCAACAGCGACCACCTCACCTACCGGCTCGACCTCACCCCGGGCACCTACACCCTGACCAGCGGCTTCTACGAGTTCTACGCGGGCCAGGACCGCTACCGGCAGATGGACCCGACGCTGACGTACCAGCTGGATGGTGAGACCGCCTCCCAGACGCTGGACCGGGTGGCGATGAGCACCTCCGCGGGTGCTGCCGAACCGATCCAGGACACCAGCGCCTTCACGATCCCCGAGGGAGCCAGCGAGACCTCCCTGACCTACCAGCAGTCCGGTGGCGAGGCACCGGTGCTCAGCTGGTTCGCGATCGCCGAAGGCGATGCCGAGGAGATCCTCGAGAGCGCGCTCGACAGCGCACCGGACTACGTGGACGTCACGATCGACGCGGCTGACATCGCCGCCGACAACGTCAACGGACTGACCTTCAAGGGCTTCGGAACGCTCAGCGCGAACAGCACCAGCGCCGTCCTGCTGGACTACAAGGCCGAGCACCCCGAGGCCTACGCCGAGCTCATCCGGATCCTCTTCGGCGGTGAGAACCCGATCATGAACCACGTCAAGATCGAGATGGGCAACGACCGGAACAACTCCACCGGCCCCGACGTGGCCACGATGCGCACCGAGGACGAGCCGGCCAACGTCACCCGCCACCCGGGCTTCCAGCTCGCGGCCGATGCCCTCGCGGTCAACCCCGACCTGCAGGTCTCCATCCTGCGGTGGAACGCCCCCGCCTGGGTGGAGAACAACGACGACATCTACACCTGGTACAAGAACACGATCCTGGCGGCCTACCGTGAGTACGGCTACATGGTCGACTACGTCAACCCGGGCGTGAACGAGCACAGTGCGGACCTGAGCTGGACCGAGGAGTTCGCCGATCGGGTGAGCACCGACACCACCGGCTACATCAGCGATGACCCGGCCCTGGCGGGGTTCCGCGACGGTGAGGCCGAGTTGTTCGCTCAGATCCAGACCGTGATCTCCGACGAGGTCGGCGTGGGCACCTTCGGCGACGAGATCATGGCTGACGCCGACCTGCGCGAGGCAGTGGATGTCGCGGCTTACCACTACAGCCCCAACGATGACTCCAACGGCAACTTCACCCGGCTCGCGGACGAGTTCGACATGCAGGTGTGGAACAGCGAGGCGCAGGCGACCTTCTCCAACACCGCGTTCCGGCCGAACAACAACACCGCCGACCCGACCGTGGCGGGGACCGGGATCGGCGGGCACATCAGCTCCCTGGAGATGGCGAACACCATCGTCAAGGGCTTCGTGAACTCGCGCCGGAGCCACTTCATCTACCAGCCCGCCATCGGATCCTTCTACGAGGGTGGTCAGTACTCGTTCAAGGAACTGGTCAGTGCCCGCGACCCGTGGTCAGGATGGATGCACTACGACGGCGGCCTGGCCGTTTTGCAGCACTTCTCCAGTTTCGCCGTGACCGGTTGGGAGAACGAGGACAACACCGCTGGGATCTGGCGGGCCGTGCCAGAGGCCAGCAGCTCGGGAGCCACCGGCACCAACCCGGTGGTCGGTCGCAACGGTGAGCCGAACTACCTCACTCTCGCCGCCCCGGACAGCTCGGACTTCTCCACCGTGATCGTCAACGACTCCGAGAAGACCCTCACCTATCGCCTGAACCCCGAGGGCTTCGGACTGGACGGCGCCCCGCTGGCCGTGTGGGAGACCCGCGCGGCCGAGGACGGCGAGGCGTTCAACGCCCACTACAAGCAGCACGTTGGCGACGTCACCCCTGACGGCGGAGCGTACGTCGTCGAGGTCGCGCCGTTCTCGATGACCACCGTCACCTCCCTCGACGTGACCGGAGACGAGGGGTGGACCACCCCGCTGCCGGTGGAGGGCGAGCGCACCGTCCTGGACGCGGGGCTGGACTCCGGTGAGGGCGTGCTGTGGTCGGATGACTTCGACTACACCGAGCGCACCATCCCGCAGCTGACCGCCGAGGGCCAGGTGAGCACGCAGACCGACCCGTTCGTCGAGGCTCGCGGAGGCGAAACCGGAGCGATCCCGCTGTTCACCTGGGATCGCAACGGCGCCTTCGAGGCCTACCTCGACGGTGAGGAGTGGGTGCTGCGCCAGCAGCTCGACACCGAGGAGACCGGTGTGGGCGGCGCCTGGAACGGCGGCGATCCGATCACCGCGATCGGTGACCGCCGGTGGACGAACTACCGCGCCACGGTGGATGTGCGCTTCGAGCGGGAGACGACCGACGGCAACTACGCCGCCATCGGTGCGCGCTCCAGCGGTGGCGACAACTCCCAGAGCCTGAACACCACCCCATACGTGCTGCGGCTCGACCGCGACGGCGACTGGCAGCTGGTGCGGATGGGCTCGGTGACCGCCTCCGGTTCGATCGGCGACATCGGGACCGAGTGGCACGAACTCTCCCTGCAGGTGGCCGGTGACCAGATCACCGGCTGGATCGACGGTGAGCAGGTGGTCGACTGGACCGACCCGGCGCCCATCGGGTCCGGGTGGGTTGACCTGGCCAGCGGCTTCCACCACACCCAGTTCGACAACCTCTCGATCGAGCAGGCCGAGTCCTACCTGCCCTACTACGGGGAGTACCTGGACAACCTCGAGATGACCGATCTGAGCGACCCGCCGGCCACCCAGCTGGCCTACTCCGGCAGCTGGAACCACGCCGTCAGCGGCAGCATGTACGAGTACCAGCGCTCCACCTCACGCACGTCCGAGGCGGGCGCGAGCGTGGCGTACACCTTCACGGGGTCCGGACTGGACGTGCTCGGCTCGAACGACGGCTCCGCCCGCCTGGAGGTGCGCGTGGACGGTGAGCTCGTCGAGCCCGCAGCCCGCACGCAGGCCAGCGGTCAGTTCGAGCAGACGTACGTGCTGCGCGGGCTCGCCCACGGCGAGCACACCGTGAGCCTGGAGGTCCTCTCCGGTTCCCTCACCGTCGATGCCGTGGCGATTCACGACGGCGTCCCTTCCGTTCCCGCGGACGTCACCCAGCTGGCCGAGGTGCTGGAGGCCGCCGAGCAGATCGAACGGACGGACGACTTCACCGACGCCGGCTGGGAGGCACTGCAGAACGCCATCGCCTCCGCCCAGCAGGCGGTCACGGACCCGGCCGGGTACGGTCTGGACGCCGAGGGCGCCGCCCAGCTCGCGGACCGGTTGCGCGCGGGCTCGGCCCCGTTATGGGATCAGATCGTCTCCGTGGAGGACGTCCGGGTGGCCACCCTGGTGGGGGTCCAGCCGGAGCTGCCGGAGACGGTGGCGGTGACCCTGGACGACGAGAGCACGCGGGAGATCGCGGTCGAGTGGCCCGCCGACGTGGTCGTCAGTGAGGCGTGGGCGAGCGTCACGGTGGCCGGGCAGTACGGGGGTGCGACCATCCCCGCATTCGTGGAGGTAATCCCCTCCGGTGTGGTGGCGTTCGCCGACATCAACGGCACCGAAGGCGGGTCGCTCGGCTACGCCTCGCCGTCCTACGAGGTCATCTCGGACTCGGCCACCCTGGTCAACGAGACCCCGGACCAGCCGTTCGACGGCACCTGGGGCCACGCCGGGCAGAACGCGGGCGGCGCCTCGGAGGTGAACTTCAAGGGCATCGTGCCCGGCGAGTACAGCAAGCTGACCACCACCGGGATGTACACCTCGAACGCTGAGGGCTCGCAACTGTCCTACACGTTCACCCTGCCTGCCGGAGAGTATGAGGTGGCGGCTGGGAGCCACTCGTGGTGGCCAGATTGGGCCCGTACCTCCGATGTGGTACTCAGCTACGACGGCGAGGACCACGTGGTCGACTCGGTGACCCTGGACCAGGGGTCGCCCAGTGCCCTGCTGACCTACGCCGTCGAACTCGAGGCAGACGGTCCGGTGACGCTGACGTTGCGCAATACCAGCAGCCAATCGCCGATGCTGAGCTGGGTGGGCGTGGCTCGGGCCGAGCCGACGCTCACGGGGATCGAGGTCACCTCACTCCCCGACCGCGTGGAGTACATCCAGGGCGAGGAACTGGATCTGACGGGGCTGGAGGTGACCGCGTCCTACTCCGACGGCGTGCAGACGGTGTTGGACAACGACGCGCTGGCCGTGACCGGGTACGACCCGGACACTCTCGGGGTGCAGACCCTCGGGGTGCTCTACACCGAGACAGCACCGCCGCTGCACACGCGGGCGGTCGGGGACGTTGCGTCGACATCGTTCGAGGTGACAGTGCTCGAGGCCTCTGATGGGTCGGATGGTTCGGACAGCGGGGCTGACGGTTCTGATGCCGGCAGTGATAGCGGTGCTGACGGCTCCGACGGTTCTGATGCCGGAGCCGATGGCGCCGGCGCTTCGGACGGGCCCGACGCTTCCTCCGACGGCGACCAGGCCAGCGATCCGCCCGGCGAGGACCAGCTGCCCAGCACCGGTGCGACCGTCGGCGCGATCGTCACCCTGGCCTTGGCCCTGCTGGTCGCGGGCGCGCTGCTGTTCATGCGACGTCACCGCAGGATCAGCTGA
- a CDS encoding family 78 glycoside hydrolase catalytic domain, translated as MASPLLRRRFVIGERVVRARLYWSGLGAANAYVNGVRVGSSVLDPGPSRYDKTAYFVSHDVTAMLSADVNVLGFELGRGKFAEPRVSVWRWHLAPWWDHPKLICLLRIEYADDVASVVSDREWEWTPGPVTADSLLAGERFDQRAEVPDWCLPHSRSGAWHPVRIASAPGGALRPRTAEPVEVTDVLAPVAHTDLRSGARVYDFGRQLAGWARVQARLPNGNQLTVSYGERVDRAGQVECHQDHVVPPIQRDVIVAGDTPLDHEPRFGYRGFRYVEIEGAQFDIGSGPAVEAQIVHTNVESRARFECSDPALNGIHRASRRSILDNLHGVFTDTPTFEKNGWTGDAHLSLETSILNFDMAKFYSQWLRSFADCQRDDGEIPPIIPAGDWGYSDSVSDVRGPVPAWDVAYAEICWAMYVYYADRRVLTEHYPRLRRYLQMLVARWPDLIVRGGLGDWMAPDTTSEMCPEGASVYSTLYLFRWARLLSSIARAIGERKDALHFARLSHRIRMAFTGQFVPERPGGDGDRAGGYRQSVDVLGIALGLVPVSERARAASRVIHDVELRGGRLNTGVLGTKHLPAVLATMGRPDLAFSVLTSREYPSYRYWFDHGETNLPESWRPDYRSRNHHYFSSVDRWFFEGVLGIKPASPGYREILLQPWAGVQLEWAHGHLDTIVGPISVEMRRDGAVRIFDVTIPDGASARFLHPCRAEGSTTAALGPGTHQLVVPDVLAVPGAESLGADEVTHD; from the coding sequence GTGGCTTCGCCGTTGCTCCGGCGCCGATTCGTGATTGGTGAGCGGGTCGTACGTGCGCGCCTGTACTGGTCTGGACTCGGTGCCGCCAACGCGTACGTGAATGGAGTCCGGGTCGGCTCCAGCGTGCTTGACCCCGGTCCGTCGCGCTACGACAAGACGGCCTACTTCGTCAGCCACGATGTCACCGCGATGCTCTCAGCTGACGTGAACGTGCTCGGGTTCGAGCTTGGTCGCGGGAAGTTCGCCGAGCCTCGCGTCAGTGTATGGCGCTGGCACCTCGCGCCCTGGTGGGACCATCCGAAACTGATCTGCTTGCTGAGGATCGAGTATGCCGACGACGTCGCGTCCGTCGTCTCCGATCGGGAGTGGGAGTGGACGCCAGGGCCGGTGACCGCGGACTCGCTCCTCGCTGGCGAGCGGTTCGACCAACGGGCGGAGGTGCCTGACTGGTGCCTCCCGCACTCTCGCTCGGGCGCCTGGCATCCCGTGCGCATCGCATCGGCTCCGGGCGGCGCCCTTCGTCCCCGTACCGCCGAGCCTGTCGAGGTGACCGACGTTCTTGCCCCCGTCGCGCACACTGACCTCAGGTCCGGCGCACGCGTCTACGACTTCGGTCGCCAACTCGCAGGGTGGGCCCGCGTGCAGGCGAGGCTGCCGAACGGGAACCAGCTGACCGTCTCTTACGGCGAGCGAGTAGATCGCGCCGGGCAGGTCGAGTGCCATCAGGATCACGTGGTGCCACCGATCCAGCGCGACGTGATCGTTGCGGGCGACACTCCCCTCGATCACGAGCCTCGATTCGGATATCGCGGCTTCCGCTACGTGGAGATCGAGGGAGCACAGTTCGACATCGGCTCTGGGCCAGCCGTCGAGGCGCAAATTGTGCACACCAACGTTGAGTCAAGGGCGAGGTTTGAGTGCAGCGATCCCGCCCTCAATGGCATCCATCGCGCGTCGCGACGATCAATTCTCGACAATCTTCACGGAGTCTTCACGGATACGCCAACATTCGAGAAAAATGGATGGACGGGCGATGCGCATCTTTCCCTGGAGACGTCGATCCTCAATTTTGATATGGCGAAGTTCTACTCGCAGTGGCTGCGTTCCTTCGCCGACTGTCAGCGCGACGATGGTGAGATTCCCCCCATCATCCCGGCCGGAGATTGGGGGTACTCAGATAGCGTGAGTGATGTCCGCGGACCAGTGCCAGCCTGGGATGTTGCGTACGCGGAGATTTGTTGGGCGATGTACGTCTACTATGCCGATCGACGGGTTCTGACCGAGCACTACCCACGGCTTCGTCGCTATCTGCAGATGCTGGTCGCCCGATGGCCCGATCTCATTGTGCGCGGAGGTCTGGGCGACTGGATGGCCCCCGATACCACCAGTGAGATGTGCCCCGAAGGCGCGTCGGTCTACAGCACCCTCTACCTCTTTCGTTGGGCCCGCCTCCTGTCATCGATCGCTCGCGCGATCGGAGAGCGGAAGGACGCACTCCACTTCGCGCGACTCTCGCACCGGATCAGGATGGCCTTCACGGGGCAGTTCGTTCCCGAACGCCCAGGTGGCGACGGCGATCGGGCGGGTGGATACCGCCAGTCAGTGGACGTGCTGGGCATCGCCCTCGGACTTGTGCCGGTCTCTGAGCGAGCTCGAGCAGCCTCGCGGGTCATCCACGATGTTGAGCTCAGGGGTGGACGTCTCAACACTGGTGTGCTCGGCACCAAGCATCTCCCGGCTGTGCTTGCCACGATGGGCCGTCCCGACCTGGCTTTCTCGGTGCTCACCTCGCGTGAGTACCCTTCGTACCGCTATTGGTTCGACCACGGTGAGACGAACCTTCCGGAGAGCTGGCGTCCGGACTACCGATCGCGGAACCACCATTATTTCTCCTCGGTCGACCGATGGTTCTTCGAGGGAGTCCTCGGCATCAAACCCGCGTCGCCTGGCTACCGCGAGATCCTCCTCCAGCCATGGGCTGGGGTGCAGTTGGAATGGGCGCACGGGCACCTGGACACCATCGTGGGACCTATCAGCGTGGAGATGCGTCGTGACGGTGCTGTCAGAATCTTCGATGTCACGATTCCTGACGGTGCGTCAGCTCGCTTCCTACACCCATGCCGGGCCGAGGGCTCGACCACGGCTGCTCTGGGTCCCGGAACGCACCAGCTGGTGGTCCCGGACGTCCTGGCGGTTCCGGGCGCTGAAAGCCTCGGTGCGGACGAGGTGACCCATGATTGA
- a CDS encoding sulfatase family protein, translating to MSSFKNLLFVFADQMRAFDMGCAGNSEIRTPNFDRLAGAGVNFTHALVNSPVCTPSRGTILTGRYPIRHGAVANDLPLGDCRTVADVLKEQGYSTGYIGKWHLDGIPRDKFTPPGARRRGFDYWAAYNCSHEYFREDKYYLDSPVPEQVSGYEPEVQTDLAREFLRENRDGPFALYLSWGPPHDPYPDVPERYRELYRESGITARPNVEVPGRTAMARRLDYDRSIADYYAAISALDTEMGRLLDCLEDLGLAESTLVVFTSDHGDMLWSHGMLKKQVPWDEAVRVPLLMRLPGVIAPGSQSAALASAVDLVPTVLEFLGVEHDGQDMDGSSLTPCLAGDGGPESVLLMDLMKADESADQDIPEWRAIRTRDYLYAETVGRAPWMLFDLDQDPFQMRNVVDMPGYAEIQADLVRILGSKLKDARDPFVPGVQLVERMGLGPLWRERERVQSGAVATGGGSGASDARIAFAASDG from the coding sequence TTGTCCAGCTTCAAGAATCTTCTTTTCGTATTTGCGGATCAGATGCGCGCTTTCGATATGGGGTGTGCCGGAAACTCGGAGATCCGCACTCCCAACTTCGATCGGCTCGCAGGAGCGGGAGTGAACTTCACCCATGCCTTGGTGAACTCGCCAGTCTGCACGCCGAGCCGAGGGACGATCTTGACGGGGCGCTATCCCATCCGTCATGGCGCGGTAGCAAACGACCTCCCTTTGGGTGACTGCCGGACGGTTGCCGATGTTCTCAAGGAGCAAGGCTACTCGACCGGCTATATCGGAAAGTGGCATCTCGATGGAATTCCCCGAGACAAGTTCACGCCGCCCGGTGCTCGGCGTCGGGGCTTCGACTATTGGGCGGCCTACAACTGTTCGCACGAGTATTTTCGCGAGGACAAGTACTACCTCGACAGTCCGGTCCCCGAACAGGTGAGCGGCTACGAGCCCGAAGTGCAGACAGACCTGGCGCGTGAGTTTCTCCGTGAGAATCGCGACGGCCCGTTCGCGCTATACCTCTCATGGGGTCCGCCGCACGACCCGTACCCGGATGTCCCCGAGCGCTACCGGGAGCTGTATCGCGAGAGCGGGATCACTGCCCGACCGAACGTCGAGGTCCCGGGACGAACCGCCATGGCTCGTCGACTGGACTACGACCGGAGCATCGCGGACTACTACGCAGCAATCTCTGCGTTGGATACGGAGATGGGCCGTCTCCTTGATTGCCTGGAGGATCTCGGCCTCGCTGAGTCCACGCTGGTCGTCTTCACCTCTGACCACGGTGACATGCTCTGGTCCCATGGAATGCTGAAGAAGCAGGTGCCGTGGGACGAGGCGGTCAGGGTGCCGTTGCTGATGCGCCTGCCCGGAGTCATTGCCCCAGGTTCGCAGTCGGCTGCTCTCGCGAGTGCTGTTGACCTGGTGCCTACCGTTCTCGAGTTCCTCGGGGTAGAACACGACGGCCAAGACATGGACGGTTCCAGCCTGACGCCGTGCCTGGCAGGCGATGGTGGGCCGGAGAGCGTCCTCCTCATGGACCTGATGAAGGCGGACGAATCAGCGGACCAGGACATCCCCGAGTGGCGAGCCATCCGTACCCGGGACTACCTGTACGCCGAGACGGTGGGCAGGGCTCCCTGGATGCTCTTCGACCTGGACCAGGATCCTTTCCAGATGCGCAATGTCGTCGACATGCCCGGCTACGCGGAGATACAGGCAGATCTTGTCCGCATTCTTGGGTCAAAGCTGAAGGATGCGCGCGACCCGTTCGTCCCAGGCGTGCAATTGGTGGAACGGATGGGACTTGGCCCGTTGTGGAGAGAGCGGGAGCGGGTCCAGAGCGGTGCCGTTGCCACGGGCGGAGGCAGTGGTGCTTCGGATGCGCGTATCGCCTTCGCGGCCAGCGATGGTTGA
- a CDS encoding LysR family transcriptional regulator: MPDDEVHGVLDLVQRDIELSWLRAFMAVHESGSFTAAADRIHRAQSRVSAQVAHLERALGVQLFVRSRRATSLTEAGEELLPYVRTVLQQLTEGVSAATSQDGHVRGRVTVSAFPGAAAFVVAPTIRRFCDTYPQARVVVKEDLPNPATAVARGDTDLAVFYDGEIELPRSVRADFLLRERVVCVMPSDHPAVGMSAVPASIFETDAVILTSIANGYSDSRVILQQAGVRPLGEYSVGQPTTAKALVAVGVGLGLLPELAAAMLDTGDQVTMVPVDHPAFERDVHTLVNKERLYPPVIKEFIKTLHAQAREMDVASPGLALDQERG; this comes from the coding sequence ATGCCAGACGACGAAGTGCACGGCGTGCTCGATCTGGTCCAGCGAGACATCGAGCTCTCCTGGTTGCGGGCCTTCATGGCCGTGCACGAATCGGGTTCCTTCACGGCTGCTGCCGACCGGATCCACCGGGCGCAGTCTCGGGTGAGCGCACAGGTGGCTCATCTCGAACGGGCACTGGGCGTCCAGCTCTTTGTCCGGAGCCGACGTGCCACGAGCCTCACGGAAGCAGGTGAGGAACTGCTTCCCTACGTTCGAACGGTTCTGCAACAACTGACTGAAGGCGTCAGTGCTGCGACGTCTCAGGACGGTCACGTGCGAGGACGGGTGACTGTGAGCGCCTTCCCTGGGGCTGCCGCCTTTGTGGTTGCCCCGACCATACGGCGATTCTGTGACACCTATCCGCAGGCCCGAGTCGTGGTGAAGGAGGACCTCCCGAACCCAGCGACGGCGGTCGCGAGGGGGGATACCGATCTCGCTGTGTTCTACGACGGTGAGATCGAGCTTCCCCGCTCCGTGCGTGCTGACTTCCTCCTTCGCGAGCGGGTTGTCTGCGTCATGCCCTCAGATCACCCGGCAGTTGGGATGTCAGCGGTCCCGGCATCGATCTTTGAGACCGATGCTGTGATCCTGACGAGTATCGCGAATGGCTACAGCGACTCTCGAGTGATCCTGCAGCAGGCCGGCGTCCGGCCGCTGGGCGAGTACTCGGTTGGACAACCCACAACGGCGAAGGCCCTGGTAGCGGTGGGTGTTGGCCTGGGTCTCCTTCCCGAGCTTGCAGCGGCCATGCTAGACACTGGAGACCAGGTCACCATGGTCCCGGTGGACCATCCTGCGTTCGAACGAGATGTCCATACGCTCGTCAACAAGGAGCGCCTCTATCCGCCGGTGATCAAGGAGTTCATCAAGACGCTTCATGCGCAGGCCAGGGAGATGGACGTGGCATCGCCAGGACTCGCGCTCGATCAGGAGCGCGGTTGA
- a CDS encoding carbohydrate ABC transporter permease → MSATAALKASGLRGQGIARWAGVAFLAAILAVWVYPFLWMIATAFKPNSEVFARSGLMPRQFTLENFARAWWDANIANSFMNSVIVAVGTVTIVLVTTAMIGYSLGRFAFPGRKMIFALLVASAFVPEGYTIIPIYKLLDALALNESLWGIILAEAGGGHVLFILLFAGYFSQVPRELADAAAIDGAGFSRTFVSVMLPLARPVVATTVVLQFMNSWNSYFLPLVLTLTRPELQTLGVAMKVFQGEFFSDWAGLAAAATISQLPIIVIFLCVQRFFIDGISGAVKG, encoded by the coding sequence ATGAGCGCGACTGCGGCGCTGAAGGCGAGCGGACTGCGCGGACAAGGTATCGCGCGCTGGGCTGGTGTGGCATTCCTCGCCGCGATACTGGCGGTGTGGGTGTACCCATTCCTCTGGATGATCGCGACGGCCTTCAAGCCGAACAGCGAGGTATTCGCGAGATCTGGGCTGATGCCACGGCAGTTCACGCTGGAGAACTTTGCGCGCGCATGGTGGGACGCGAACATCGCGAACAGCTTCATGAACTCGGTCATTGTTGCAGTCGGGACAGTGACGATCGTGTTGGTGACAACAGCAATGATCGGATATTCTCTCGGTCGCTTTGCCTTCCCGGGGCGGAAGATGATATTTGCGCTGCTCGTAGCGAGCGCCTTCGTGCCCGAGGGTTATACGATCATTCCGATCTATAAGCTCCTGGACGCCTTGGCTCTTAACGAGTCTCTGTGGGGAATCATCCTGGCGGAGGCTGGAGGCGGTCACGTCCTGTTCATCCTGCTCTTCGCTGGATACTTTAGCCAAGTTCCTAGGGAGCTCGCAGATGCGGCTGCGATCGACGGTGCAGGATTCTCTCGCACGTTTGTGTCCGTCATGTTGCCACTTGCGCGACCGGTGGTGGCAACGACCGTCGTTCTGCAGTTCATGAATAGTTGGAACAGCTACTTTCTGCCCCTTGTTCTGACGCTCACCAGGCCAGAGCTGCAGACGCTGGGCGTTGCAATGAAAGTTTTCCAGGGTGAGTTCTTCTCCGACTGGGCGGGCCTTGCTGCCGCAGCCACCATTAGTCAGCTGCCGATCATCGTGATATTCCTGTGTGTGCAGAGATTCTTCATCGACGGAATCTCTGGGGCCGTGAAGGGGTAG